One genomic window of Megachile rotundata isolate GNS110a chromosome 12, iyMegRotu1, whole genome shotgun sequence includes the following:
- the Hcf gene encoding host cell factor isoform X2 produces MVIMAAPMLKWKRITNPSGPQPRPRHGHRAVALKDLMVVFGGGNEGIVDELHVYNTTTNQWFVPSTKGDIPPGCAAYGFVVDGSRILVFGGMVEYGKYSDELYELQAVRWEWKKLRPRPPENDPPPCPRLGHSFTLIGNRVFLFGGLANDSEDHKNNIPRYLNDLYTLELLPNGQTAWDVPQTHGHAPPPRESHTGVSYSDSKTGKTCLVIYGGMSGCRLGDLWYLDVDSMTWNKPVVHGPIPLPRSLHTATLIGHRMYVFGGWVPLVVDDVKVATHEKEWKCTNTLACLNIETWTWEQLTVDTLEENVPRARAGHCAIGMHNKLYVWSGRDGYRKAWNNQVCCKDLWYLEVGKPSAPSKLNLVRASLQALEIQWTPVPSAQYYILQIQKCKPSATTGTYPAVSTPANTAVPTTTTAMVTLATDSATSAPITTAPELPSTPTAVKPSIPQTPVRVQSTVQSPVQKPVASQSVTKPTSPMTPRVAGNLIRIRSPLVTTTPTTPEQAPATANTTVAGQTPAAMSGIAALAAAAAATPKISMNNVPILPQTTANTIRMKNVQPGQQIRFAAPGATVLRTASPQQSKQIILQKPGQNIAGQPQIVHLLKTGQGMVATVPKVSLIPGKTVQATGAKPLNQGPTILRLVNPNTVAGSKILTTMKTSSIVAMSKGQNISGKQTIMITKPGGNGGLVGRNQIIVVTTGSGLRAVQAVTTSQAGTGQAANITTPVNVLPLSATNHVTNQQGVKMIVVSSGAMGGGTTGKPITITVPGQGGVPKTVTIATKGTPQAIFNPGKSQIVTMPQIQKTPETVTVSGKPVTLQMSGGIGAKTVTLMPTSSTIATTSSVSETIDTSKMLFVPSQKQPSASLASTSDGPATTDAALAALAAEAGLIDPVQEPSGDLSFMVSTDDGGAGDSKMDDSCNGDETTTAAALVSQMGAGETMQIDRDGNFLIPQVDGPADVLLSDDDEENDKIDLAEDPPIENQEEQQVADSANMEQDPADAPTESVHMEESSMKDAEVSSEGATEVPVSTSTAEDIPVESEPSADAEPNDNEIPIEIANESEPSNETTMQITSNASEEVQAKSDISSMPEPVEASSEEASMPDAMELPENEENEHAESADIKLMAMDTYTSDHEKSAPEHLSPEDSISQLSHEDNQENMSKIKHEVPEQSMELPEGTSPMETLEDTDEPMTDSCLTSTNINIPITTSIMQIKLEQPDEPMKQEIKMAEPTATINNVTLIEKEMDVQKPITQIKMEIKEESIKKEPVKQEKMNGNRTENGDDSTALTTLATAALGSAEQPMKIKAEQNEKEKKEEEWYDVGVTQESRFTVQHYYLPGDEPLDITQPLTMDVFEGRTKVALEQGTIYKLRIAAVNSCGQSDWSEVSAFRTYVPGFPGAPSAIKISKTADGAYISWEPPPNRNDGPILEYSAYIAMANTASNNNGEPKTTSSNSNLTFTKFYCGTNNSCSVSNSSLSAAYVDTTRTPAIIFRIAARNVKGYGPATQVRWLQQASNVSTADPTNYMENNPQVKRRGVNIRLQANSPQKKVKLKRPSS; encoded by the exons ATGGTCATCATGGCGGCACCCATGCTAAAGTGGAAGCGGATCACAAATCCATCCGGACCCCAGCCAAGACCTAGACATGGACACAGGGCAGTCGCTCTTAAAGACCTTATGGTCGTTTTCGGCGGTGGAAACGAGGGCATTGTTGACGAGCTTCATGTCTATAACACGA CCACTAACCAATGGTTCGTGCCATCTACAAAAGGTGATATCCCACCAGGCTGTGCGGCATATGGATTTGTCGTTGATGGAAGccgtattttggtatttggtgGTATGGTAGAATATGGAAAGTATTCTGATGAGCTCTATGAACTCCAAGCAGTTAGGTGGGAATGGAAAAAATTGAGACCTAGACCACCAGAAAATGATCCTCCACCATGTCCAAGATTGGGGCATAGTTTCACTCTTATTGGCAACAGAGTCTTCCTCTTTGGAGGATTGGCTAATGACAGTGAAGATCATAAGAACAACATACCAAGATATTTAAATGATCTATATACCCTTGAACTGCTCCCTAATGGACAGACAGCTTGGGATGTTCCGCAAACACATGGGCATGCACCACCACCTAGGGAGTCTCATACTGGGGTGTCTTATTCTGATAGTAAAACAGGAAAAACCTGTTTAGTGATTTATGGGGGCATGAGTGGTTGTCGTTTAGGTGATTTGTGGTATCTTGATGTTGATTCAATGACTTGGAACAAACCAGTGGTACATGGTCCTATTCCATTACCACGTTCTCTTCATACTGCCACTTTAATTGGTCATCGAATGTACGTTTTTGGCGGATGGGTACCACTTGTTGTTGATGATGTTAAAGTTGCAACTCATGAGAAAGAATGGAAGTGCACAAATACGTTGGCTTGTTTAAATATAG aaACTTGGACGTGGGAACAGTTAACGGTTGATACTTTGGAAGAAAATGTTCCTCGCGCGCGTGCCGGTCATTGTGCAATTGGGATGCATAATAAACTCTATGTGTGGTCGGGTCGAGATGGATATCGTAAAGCTTGGAACAATCAG GTTTGTTGCAAAGATTTGTGGTACCTTGAAGTTGGCAAACCATCTGCACCATCCAAATTGAACTTAGTTAGAGCCAGTTTGCAAGCATTAGAAATTCAATGGACACCTGTACCATCTGCACAATACTACATATTACAAATTCAAAAGTGTAAACCTTCGGCAACAACTGGAACATATCCTGCAGTCAGCACACCAGCGAATACCGCAGTACCTACTACTACAACAGCAATGGTTACACTTGCAACTGATTCTGCTACATCTGCGCCTATCACCACTGCTCCCGAGCTTCCATCAACTCCCACCGCTGTCAAGCCGTCCATACCACAGACCCCAGTACGAGTACAATCAACTGTGCAAAGTCCAGTTCAAAAACCAGTAGCATCACAAAGTGTAACAAAACCAACAAGCCCAATGACACCAAGAGTCGCAGGAAATCTGATCAGAATTCGTTCTCCCTTAGTTACAACAACACCAACAACTCCCGAACAAGCTCCTGCAACTGCTAACACTACAGTGGCAGGTCAAACACCAGCTGCTATGTCAGGAATTGCTGCCCTTGCTGCAGCTGCGGCTGCTACTCCAAAAATAAGTATGAACAACGTACCAATTCTTCCACAAACTACCGCAAACACGATTAGAATGAAAAATGTTCAACCTGGCCAACAAATACGTTTCGCTGCACCTGGCGCAACAGTACTGAGAACTGCTTCGCCACAGCAAAGTAAACAGATTATCCTTCAAAAACCAGGCCAAAATATAGCTGGTCAACCTCAGATTGTACATCTTCTTAAAACTGGACAAGGAATGGTAGCAACTGTACCAAAAGTAAGCCTCATTCCCGGAAAGACCGTTCAAGCAACAGGTGCAAAGCCTCTTAACCAAGGACCAACAATACTGAGACTAGTAAATCCTAATACTGTAGCAGGATCCAAGATTCTTACAACCATGAAAACATCTAGTATCGTTGCGATGAGCAAAGGTCAGAACATCAGCGGTAAACAAACGATAATGATCACAAAACCTGGAGGCAACGGTGGATTAGTCGGACGCAATCAGATAATTGTAGTCACGACAGGTTCAGGTTTAAGAGCTGTACAAGCTGTCACCACCTCTCAAGCAGGTACTGGACAAGCAGCTAATATTACTACACCCGTAAATGTTTTACCCTTATCAGCTACCAATCACGTAACAAATCAGCAAGGTGTAAAAATGATAGTTGTTTCATCCGGTGCGATGGGTGGTGGAACTACCGGCAAGCCTATCACTATCACAGTTCCAGGCCAAGGTGGAGTACCGAAAACTGTGACTATCGCCACTAAAGGAACTCCACAAGCCATTTTTAATCCCGGCAAAAGTCAAATTGTTACTATGCCTCAAATACAGAAAACACCAGAAACCGTAACGGTGTCTGGCAAACCTGTAACACTGCAAATGTCTGGTGGCATAGGCGCAAAGACAGTGACTCTTATGCCCACAAGCAGTACAATAGCAACTACTTCGAGCGTATCGGAAACGATAGATACAAGCAAAATGTTGTTTGTTCCTTCACAGAAACAACCGTCAGCTTCATTAGCATCCACATCTGATGGCCCTGCTACCACTGATGCAGCGCTGGCTGCATTAGCTGCGGAAGCAGGTTTAATAGATCCGGTTCAGGAACCTTCTGGAGACTTATCTTTCATGGTATCTACAGATGACGGTGGAGCAGGAGATAGTAAAATGGACGACAGCTGCAACGGTGATGAAACTACCACAGCAGCAGCTTTGGTCTCTCAAATGGGAGCTGGCGAGACTATGCAAATTGATAGAGATGGTAACTTTTTAATTCCTCAAGTTGATGGCCCGGCCGATGTTCTTTTATCTGACGACGACGAAGAGAATGATAAGATTGACTTGGCGGAGGATCCTCCCATCGAGAATCAGGAGGAACAGCAGGTTGCAGATTCTGCAAACATGGAGCAAGATCCTGCCGATGCGCCTACGGAAAGTGTTCATATGGAGGAGTCTTCCATGAAGGATGCAGAAGTTTCCTCGGAAGGAGCAACCGAAGTTCCTGTTTCAACAAGTACCGCAGAAGATATTCCCGTAGAGTCTGAACCTTCTGCCGATGCTGAACCAAATGACAATGAAATACCTATCGAAATTGCTAACGAATCGGAACCATCAAACGAAACTACCATGCAAATCACAAGTAACGCATCCGAAGAAGTGCAAGCAAAGTCTGATATTTCAAGTATGCCAGAACCCGTAGAGGCCTCATCGGAAGAAGCGTCGATGCCAGACGCCATGGAACTGCCAGAGAACGAGGAAAACGAACATGCCGAAAGTGCAGACATAAAACTTATGGCTATGGACACATACACTTCTGATCATGAAAAATCAGCTCCTGAACATTTATCACCCGAAGATAGCATATCGCAACTTTCTCACGAAGATAACCAAGAAAACATGTCAAAAATAAAACATGAAGTTCCGGAACAGTCAATGGAACTGCCGGAAGGAACGTCTCCTATGGAAACACTGGAAGACACCGACGAACCTATGACGGATTCTTGTTTGACTTCTACCAACATCAATATTCCGATCACAACTTCTATCATGCAAATAAAGTTGGAGCAACCCGATGAGCCGATGAAACAAGAAATTAAAATGGCTGAACCAACGGCAACCATCAATAACGTCACACTTATCGAAAAGGAAATGGATGTTCAGAAACCAATAACCCAAATTAAAATGGAAATTAAAGAAGAATCAATTAAAAAGGAGCCTGTAAAACAGGAAAAGATGAATGGTAATAGAACAGAAAATGGAGATGATTCTACGGCTTTGACTACTTTAGCTACAGCTGCCTTAGGTTCAGCAGAACAACCAATGAAAATTAAAGCTGAACag aatgaaaaagaaaagaaggaagaagaatGGTATGATGTGGGAGTGACACAAGAATCAAGATTTACTGTACAACATTATTATTTACCTGGCGATGAACCATTAGATATAACGCAACCATTGACTATGGATGTTTTTGAGGGAAGAACCAAGGTTGCCTTAGAACAAGGAACTATTTATAAACTTAGAATTGCTGCTGTGAATAGTTGTGGACAAAGTGATTGGAGTGAG GTATCTGCGTTTAGAACATATGTTCCGGGATTCCCTGGAGCACCTAGTgctataaaaattagtaaaaccGCAGACGGTGCTTATATTTCATGGGAACCACCACCTAATAGAAACGATGGACCCATTCTGGAATATTCTGCTTACATAGCAATGGCGAACACCGCATCGAATAACAATGGAGAACCAAAGACAACGTCGTCAAATTCGAATCTAACATTCACGAAATTCTATTGCGGTACAAACAATTCCTGTTCGGTGTCCAATAGTTCCCTGAGTGCCGCATACGTTGACACGACTCGAACACCGGCCATAATATTTAGAATAGCAGCACGAAACGTGAAAGGATATGGACCAGCGACGCAAGTTAGGTGGTTGCAGCAAG CATCTAATGTATCAACAGCAGATCCCACCAATTACATGGAGAATAATCCGCAAGTGAAGAGGCGAGGTGTAAATATACGTTTGCAAGCAAACTCCCCACAGAAGAAGGTGAAACTAAAGAGACCGAGTAGCTAA
- the Hcf gene encoding host cell factor isoform X6 codes for MVEYGKYSDELYELQAVRWEWKKLRPRPPENDPPPCPRLGHSFTLIGNRVFLFGGLANDSEDHKNNIPRYLNDLYTLELLPNGQTAWDVPQTHGHAPPPRESHTGVSYSDSKTGKTCLVIYGGMSGCRLGDLWYLDVDSMTWNKPVVHGPIPLPRSLHTATLIGHRMYVFGGWVPLVVDDVKVATHEKEWKCTNTLACLNIETWTWEQLTVDTLEENVPRARAGHCAIGMHNKLYVWSGRDGYRKAWNNQVRVCCKDLWYLEVGKPSAPSKLNLVRASLQALEIQWTPVPSAQYYILQIQKCKPSATTGTYPAVSTPANTAVPTTTTAMVTLATDSATSAPITTAPELPSTPTAVKPSIPQTPVRVQSTVQSPVQKPVASQSVTKPTSPMTPRVAGNLIRIRSPLVTTTPTTPEQAPATANTTVAGQTPAAMSGIAALAAAAAATPKISMNNVPILPQTTANTIRMKNVQPGQQIRFAAPGATVLRTASPQQSKQIILQKPGQNIAGQPQIVHLLKTGQGMVATVPKVSLIPGKTVQATGAKPLNQGPTILRLVNPNTVAGSKILTTMKTSSIVAMSKGQNISGKQTIMITKPGGNGGLVGRNQIIVVTTGSGLRAVQAVTTSQAGTGQAANITTPVNVLPLSATNHVTNQQGVKMIVVSSGAMGGGTTGKPITITVPGQGGVPKTVTIATKGTPQAIFNPGKSQIVTMPQIQKTPETVTVSGKPVTLQMSGGIGAKTVTLMPTSSTIATTSSVSETIDTSKMLFVPSQKQPSASLASTSDGPATTDAALAALAAEAGLIDPVQEPSGDLSFMVSTDDGGAGDSKMDDSCNGDETTTAAALVSQMGAGETMQIDRDGNFLIPQVDGPADVLLSDDDEENDKIDLAEDPPIENQEEQQVADSANMEQDPADAPTESVHMEESSMKDAEVSSEGATEVPVSTSTAEDIPVESEPSADAEPNDNEIPIEIANESEPSNETTMQITSNASEEVQAKSDISSMPEPVEASSEEASMPDAMELPENEENEHAESADIKLMAMDTYTSDHEKSAPEHLSPEDSISQLSHEDNQENMSKIKHEVPEQSMELPEGTSPMETLEDTDEPMTDSCLTSTNINIPITTSIMQIKLEQPDEPMKQEIKMAEPTATINNVTLIEKEMDVQKPITQIKMEIKEESIKKEPVKQEKMNGNRTENGDDSTALTTLATAALGSAEQPMKIKAEQNEKEKKEEEWYDVGVTQESRFTVQHYYLPGDEPLDITQPLTMDVFEGRTKVALEQGTIYKLRIAAVNSCGQSDWSEVSAFRTYVPGFPGAPSAIKISKTADGAYISWEPPPNRNDGPILEYSAYIAMANTASNNNGEPKTTSSNSNLTFTKFYCGTNNSCSVSNSSLSAAYVDTTRTPAIIFRIAARNVKGYGPATQVRWLQQASNVSTADPTNYMENNPQVKRRGVNIRLQANSPQKKVKLKRPSS; via the exons ATGGTAGAATATGGAAAGTATTCTGATGAGCTCTATGAACTCCAAGCAGTTAGGTGGGAATGGAAAAAATTGAGACCTAGACCACCAGAAAATGATCCTCCACCATGTCCAAGATTGGGGCATAGTTTCACTCTTATTGGCAACAGAGTCTTCCTCTTTGGAGGATTGGCTAATGACAGTGAAGATCATAAGAACAACATACCAAGATATTTAAATGATCTATATACCCTTGAACTGCTCCCTAATGGACAGACAGCTTGGGATGTTCCGCAAACACATGGGCATGCACCACCACCTAGGGAGTCTCATACTGGGGTGTCTTATTCTGATAGTAAAACAGGAAAAACCTGTTTAGTGATTTATGGGGGCATGAGTGGTTGTCGTTTAGGTGATTTGTGGTATCTTGATGTTGATTCAATGACTTGGAACAAACCAGTGGTACATGGTCCTATTCCATTACCACGTTCTCTTCATACTGCCACTTTAATTGGTCATCGAATGTACGTTTTTGGCGGATGGGTACCACTTGTTGTTGATGATGTTAAAGTTGCAACTCATGAGAAAGAATGGAAGTGCACAAATACGTTGGCTTGTTTAAATATAG aaACTTGGACGTGGGAACAGTTAACGGTTGATACTTTGGAAGAAAATGTTCCTCGCGCGCGTGCCGGTCATTGTGCAATTGGGATGCATAATAAACTCTATGTGTGGTCGGGTCGAGATGGATATCGTAAAGCTTGGAACAATCAGGTTAGG GTTTGTTGCAAAGATTTGTGGTACCTTGAAGTTGGCAAACCATCTGCACCATCCAAATTGAACTTAGTTAGAGCCAGTTTGCAAGCATTAGAAATTCAATGGACACCTGTACCATCTGCACAATACTACATATTACAAATTCAAAAGTGTAAACCTTCGGCAACAACTGGAACATATCCTGCAGTCAGCACACCAGCGAATACCGCAGTACCTACTACTACAACAGCAATGGTTACACTTGCAACTGATTCTGCTACATCTGCGCCTATCACCACTGCTCCCGAGCTTCCATCAACTCCCACCGCTGTCAAGCCGTCCATACCACAGACCCCAGTACGAGTACAATCAACTGTGCAAAGTCCAGTTCAAAAACCAGTAGCATCACAAAGTGTAACAAAACCAACAAGCCCAATGACACCAAGAGTCGCAGGAAATCTGATCAGAATTCGTTCTCCCTTAGTTACAACAACACCAACAACTCCCGAACAAGCTCCTGCAACTGCTAACACTACAGTGGCAGGTCAAACACCAGCTGCTATGTCAGGAATTGCTGCCCTTGCTGCAGCTGCGGCTGCTACTCCAAAAATAAGTATGAACAACGTACCAATTCTTCCACAAACTACCGCAAACACGATTAGAATGAAAAATGTTCAACCTGGCCAACAAATACGTTTCGCTGCACCTGGCGCAACAGTACTGAGAACTGCTTCGCCACAGCAAAGTAAACAGATTATCCTTCAAAAACCAGGCCAAAATATAGCTGGTCAACCTCAGATTGTACATCTTCTTAAAACTGGACAAGGAATGGTAGCAACTGTACCAAAAGTAAGCCTCATTCCCGGAAAGACCGTTCAAGCAACAGGTGCAAAGCCTCTTAACCAAGGACCAACAATACTGAGACTAGTAAATCCTAATACTGTAGCAGGATCCAAGATTCTTACAACCATGAAAACATCTAGTATCGTTGCGATGAGCAAAGGTCAGAACATCAGCGGTAAACAAACGATAATGATCACAAAACCTGGAGGCAACGGTGGATTAGTCGGACGCAATCAGATAATTGTAGTCACGACAGGTTCAGGTTTAAGAGCTGTACAAGCTGTCACCACCTCTCAAGCAGGTACTGGACAAGCAGCTAATATTACTACACCCGTAAATGTTTTACCCTTATCAGCTACCAATCACGTAACAAATCAGCAAGGTGTAAAAATGATAGTTGTTTCATCCGGTGCGATGGGTGGTGGAACTACCGGCAAGCCTATCACTATCACAGTTCCAGGCCAAGGTGGAGTACCGAAAACTGTGACTATCGCCACTAAAGGAACTCCACAAGCCATTTTTAATCCCGGCAAAAGTCAAATTGTTACTATGCCTCAAATACAGAAAACACCAGAAACCGTAACGGTGTCTGGCAAACCTGTAACACTGCAAATGTCTGGTGGCATAGGCGCAAAGACAGTGACTCTTATGCCCACAAGCAGTACAATAGCAACTACTTCGAGCGTATCGGAAACGATAGATACAAGCAAAATGTTGTTTGTTCCTTCACAGAAACAACCGTCAGCTTCATTAGCATCCACATCTGATGGCCCTGCTACCACTGATGCAGCGCTGGCTGCATTAGCTGCGGAAGCAGGTTTAATAGATCCGGTTCAGGAACCTTCTGGAGACTTATCTTTCATGGTATCTACAGATGACGGTGGAGCAGGAGATAGTAAAATGGACGACAGCTGCAACGGTGATGAAACTACCACAGCAGCAGCTTTGGTCTCTCAAATGGGAGCTGGCGAGACTATGCAAATTGATAGAGATGGTAACTTTTTAATTCCTCAAGTTGATGGCCCGGCCGATGTTCTTTTATCTGACGACGACGAAGAGAATGATAAGATTGACTTGGCGGAGGATCCTCCCATCGAGAATCAGGAGGAACAGCAGGTTGCAGATTCTGCAAACATGGAGCAAGATCCTGCCGATGCGCCTACGGAAAGTGTTCATATGGAGGAGTCTTCCATGAAGGATGCAGAAGTTTCCTCGGAAGGAGCAACCGAAGTTCCTGTTTCAACAAGTACCGCAGAAGATATTCCCGTAGAGTCTGAACCTTCTGCCGATGCTGAACCAAATGACAATGAAATACCTATCGAAATTGCTAACGAATCGGAACCATCAAACGAAACTACCATGCAAATCACAAGTAACGCATCCGAAGAAGTGCAAGCAAAGTCTGATATTTCAAGTATGCCAGAACCCGTAGAGGCCTCATCGGAAGAAGCGTCGATGCCAGACGCCATGGAACTGCCAGAGAACGAGGAAAACGAACATGCCGAAAGTGCAGACATAAAACTTATGGCTATGGACACATACACTTCTGATCATGAAAAATCAGCTCCTGAACATTTATCACCCGAAGATAGCATATCGCAACTTTCTCACGAAGATAACCAAGAAAACATGTCAAAAATAAAACATGAAGTTCCGGAACAGTCAATGGAACTGCCGGAAGGAACGTCTCCTATGGAAACACTGGAAGACACCGACGAACCTATGACGGATTCTTGTTTGACTTCTACCAACATCAATATTCCGATCACAACTTCTATCATGCAAATAAAGTTGGAGCAACCCGATGAGCCGATGAAACAAGAAATTAAAATGGCTGAACCAACGGCAACCATCAATAACGTCACACTTATCGAAAAGGAAATGGATGTTCAGAAACCAATAACCCAAATTAAAATGGAAATTAAAGAAGAATCAATTAAAAAGGAGCCTGTAAAACAGGAAAAGATGAATGGTAATAGAACAGAAAATGGAGATGATTCTACGGCTTTGACTACTTTAGCTACAGCTGCCTTAGGTTCAGCAGAACAACCAATGAAAATTAAAGCTGAACag aatgaaaaagaaaagaaggaagaagaatGGTATGATGTGGGAGTGACACAAGAATCAAGATTTACTGTACAACATTATTATTTACCTGGCGATGAACCATTAGATATAACGCAACCATTGACTATGGATGTTTTTGAGGGAAGAACCAAGGTTGCCTTAGAACAAGGAACTATTTATAAACTTAGAATTGCTGCTGTGAATAGTTGTGGACAAAGTGATTGGAGTGAG GTATCTGCGTTTAGAACATATGTTCCGGGATTCCCTGGAGCACCTAGTgctataaaaattagtaaaaccGCAGACGGTGCTTATATTTCATGGGAACCACCACCTAATAGAAACGATGGACCCATTCTGGAATATTCTGCTTACATAGCAATGGCGAACACCGCATCGAATAACAATGGAGAACCAAAGACAACGTCGTCAAATTCGAATCTAACATTCACGAAATTCTATTGCGGTACAAACAATTCCTGTTCGGTGTCCAATAGTTCCCTGAGTGCCGCATACGTTGACACGACTCGAACACCGGCCATAATATTTAGAATAGCAGCACGAAACGTGAAAGGATATGGACCAGCGACGCAAGTTAGGTGGTTGCAGCAAG CATCTAATGTATCAACAGCAGATCCCACCAATTACATGGAGAATAATCCGCAAGTGAAGAGGCGAGGTGTAAATATACGTTTGCAAGCAAACTCCCCACAGAAGAAGGTGAAACTAAAGAGACCGAGTAGCTAA